Genomic window (Eublepharis macularius isolate TG4126 chromosome 6, MPM_Emac_v1.0, whole genome shotgun sequence):
TGCTGTTTGGGGTTGCTGCCGCATGACTTGTATTTGGGGCTGCTGTGTGTTCTTTCCCCCCAGCCTTGCTCTGCTGTGTCAGAAACTGCCAGTTGCAATAGGAGCTGCTCCCCCGCCTCTCTCATTCCACCATGGCCAGCCCCACAGATAATAATGAGAGCTTCTTCTCAGATGTCAGGAAGGTGGGTTACTTGCGCAAACCCAAGAGCATGCATAAGCGCTTCTTCGTGCTGAGGGCAGCCAGCGAGTCAGGACCCGCCCGGCTGGAGTACTATGAGAATGAAAAGAAATGGAGGCACAAGTCAGGGGCCCCCAAGCGCTCGATCCCGCTGGAGAGCTGCTTCAACATCAACAAAAGGGCAGACTCCAAAAATAAGCATCTGGTGGCTCTCTACACCAAGGATGAGCACTTTGCTATTGCTGCTGACAGCGAGCCTGAGCAAGAGAGTTGGTACCAGGCGCTGCTACAACTGCACAACCGGGCCAAGAGCCATCACTatcagcaccaccaccaccatggggATGTTGCTGTTGGAGGGGGGAGTGTCGGGATTGGAGAAGCAGGGGAGGATAACTATGGGGATATGGCCCCTGGCCCAGCATTCAAAGAAGTTTGGCAAGTAATCCTGAAACCTAAAGGTCTGGGCCAGACTAAGAATTTGATCGGCATCTACCGCCTGTGCCTAACCAACAAGACCATCAGTTTTGTGAAACTGAACTCTGATGCAGCAGcggtggtgctgcagctgctcaaCATACGGCGGTGCGGCCActcagagaactttttcttcatTGAGGTGGGGCGCTCAGCAGTCACTGGACCAGGTGAGTTCTGGATGCAGGTAGATGACTCAGTAGTAGCGCAGAACATGCACGAGACCATCTTGGAGGCCATGCGGGCCATGAGTGAGGAGTTCCGGCCCCGTAGCAAAAGCCAGTCTTCCTCCAATTGCTCCAATCCCATTTCAGTGCCGCTCCGCAGCAGGCATCATGTCAACAACCCCCCGCCCAGTCAGGTGGGACTCAGCCGTAGGTCCAGGACTGAGAGTGTGACTGCCACCTCTCCTGCTGGCAGTGGTGTGGGAGGTGGAGGAGGGACAGGGGGCAAACCCAATTCTTTCCGCGTCAGAGCCTCTAGTGATGGAGAAGGTACCATGTCCAGGCCGGCTTCGGTGGACGGAAGCCCAGTGAGTCCAAGTGCCAACCGGACCCACTCACACAGGCACCGTGGCAGCTCCAGGCTTCATCCTCCTCTCAACCACAGCCGCTCCATCCCAATGCCTTCTTCGCGTTGCTCCCCTTCTGCCACAAGTCCAGTCAGCCTGTCATCCAGCAGCACCAGTGGCCATGGCTCCACTTCTGACTGCCTCTTCCCACGTAGATCCAGTGCTTCCGTTTCTGGTTCCCCCAGTGATGGGGGCTTCATCTCCTCTGATGAGTATGGATCCAGCCCCTGTGACTTCCGGAGCTCTTTTCGCAGTGTTACCCCTGATTCCCTGGGACACACCCCACCCGCCCGGGGAGATGAGGAGCTTAGTAACTACATATGTATGGGAGGGAAGGCTTCTTCATCCTGCTGCAGTGTCACAGCCCCTAATGGTCATTTTACACCCCGCATCTGCCATCTTCAGCAGCAGACTCGCTACCCTGGTGTCCCGTGCTGCCCCCGGCTTGGTAGTGAGGATGCGAGTGACCTGGATAAAGGCTTCAGGAAACGGACTCATTCAGCTGGTACCTCCCCAACCATCTCCCACCAGAAGACGCCCTCACAGTCCTCGGTAGCCTCCATTGAGGAATATACTGAGATGCTCCCCTCATATTCCTGCGGTGGCAGTAGACTCTCCTCCTACCGACATTCTGCCTTTGTGCCAACCCAGTCTTACCCTGAGGAGTGTCTAGAGATGCACCATGTGGAAGGCAGCCACCACCAGACCAGCTCTACCCCACACACTGATGATGGCTACATGCCAATGTTGCCAGGAGTGGCCCCTGTTCCCAATGGTGGTGGTACTCCCAAAGGTGGTGATTATATGCCCATGAGCCCAAAGAGTGTGTCTGCCCCACAACAGATCATCAACCCTGGGAGAGGAGGCCGTCATGCACAGGCCATGGTGGACTCCAATGGCTACATGATGATGTCTCCAAGTGGGAGTTGCTCTCCAGACAGTGGTCCTACTGGCTACAGCAAGCTATGGATAAATGGGACAAGACACCATCCCAAATTATCCATGGAGAGTAATGAAGGGAAGTTACCAAGTGGGGGCAGTGATTACATCAATATGTCTCCAGCTAGCGGCTCTGCTACCAGCACCCCTCCAGATTGCTACTTCACCAGCTCAGGACCTTCAGGCCCAGAAGAGCCATCCATGCAAGGGCCCACTCAGTCCCACCACAAACCCATCTATTCTTACTTCTCCCTGCCCCGTTCCTTCAAACACATGCAGCGCAGGACAGGCGAAGAGGGCAACAACCAGATGCGCATGTCTCTCAGCTCTGGCCGCTTACTGTATGCTGCTGCTGAGGACTCTTCCTCTTCCACTAGTAGTGATAGCCTTGGTGGGCCTGGGGGTCCGGAGGGTGGTGGATATTCTGTTCATCCCCAAACACAGCCTTTGCAGCCTGCTCCTTCTTGTACTGTGGACATGGCTGTGCGGACCAAGAGCCGCCTGGCCAGACCTACCCGTCTGTCTTTGGATGGCCCTAAGGCCAGCACATTGCCTCGTGCTcgggagcagctcccagagcCCAAAAGCCCTGGTGAGTATGTGAACATTGAATTCAAACAGCCGGCTTTTCCGTTGCCTTCATCCCATGGAGATGCTGGATCCAGTTCAGAGGAGTATATGAATATGGATTGGGGAGCTGCCTGCCCATCCAGCTTGGCATCCATGCAGTCAAGTCAGGGCGGGGCAGTCCCCACTGGTGGCCGAGACTACATGAGCAtgcagctggccagtggggggcaatATACAGTTTGTGCCCACACCCCCTCACCTTCCCCTCCGGCCCTTCTGCTCAGCTATGCCGACATGAGGATGGGCCGTGGTAGGTCAGAGAAAAGTCCCCCTGCTGTGGGGCTACCTTCCCCACATCCCCAGTCTCAGCCAGGTGAGCTGGCTGCCGCCTTGCCTCACTCCTGCTCCTCATCCATGGTTGGGGGCCCAGGATTGAGCAGCGCCTTCGCACACCTCAGCCCCAGCCGCAGCAGCCAGAGTGCCAAAGTGATCCGCGCTGACCCACAGGGGGGGCGCCGTCGTCACAGTTCTGAGACATTTGCTTCCTCCACTACCCCTAGCGGTGGCCTTGGTGCCTCAGTCCTGCCCCATGGACCAGGTGGAGGTTCTGACGAGGCAAAACGCCACAGCTCAGCCTCTTTTGAAAATGTCTGGCTCAAGCCTGTGCCTGGGGAACTGGGGGCCTCCTCAGGTCTTGGCACAACCATCAGGAGGGAGTTGTCTGCGGGTGGAACTGGAGGAGGTGTTGAGAATGGGCTCAATTACATCGACTTGGACTTGGTGAAGGATTTTAATCAGCgccaacaccaccaccacctccatccTCAGGAGAGCCCTTCTCTGCTTGGGGGCAAGCAGCCGACgcagcaccagcagcagcagccgcagccACCTAAATCTCCTAATCAGCCTTGTGGGAGTAGCCACTTGAGTGATGAATTAAGTGCATATGCCAGCATCAGCTTCCACAAGCGGGAGGACATCCAGTAGCTGAGCAGGAGCCAGAGACAAGGTGAGTATTTTGCAAGCTAATGATTGCTTCCTGGGTTTGGAGCAGGGATGCAAGGTACAGGACTCAGATGTTGTAAAGGGGGGATAGCAGCGCTTTAGGTAGTTGTAAAAGGTGCCTTAAACTGGTTTCTCTGCAGGCACTTAAAAAGACATGCACTCAGTTTGGGCATGATTAGATAACCTCCCCCAACTGGCAAAATGTTATGTAACTGGTTCTTGCTGTTACCTACTTATATTAGTATATTCCATTTATCCCATTTCTCCTTTTACCCCTGCTCATCATTATTCATTTATTGATAGAATATTAGTTTACTGAGAGGTTATGTTTAGAACAGTACTGCATTTTTTAAGCGGTGAGCAAAACCAGTTAATTCCAGATAGGATTGGGTCTGTAGGATTAGAATCAGTTTATGGATGCCATGCAAGAATTGTGTTTGTGAAGAAAGTCTTACTAAAAGGTTGTTAGTGGGAGGAGGAATGAAATCATCATTAATAGACAATAAAATTGAAATGAAACCTCAAACAGCAGTAGCTTAAAGCTAATTGATTGTGAAGGAAGTGTGTGTACAAACAAAACCAAATCTCTGAGTCTCACTATGTACTGTTTCTTTGATTAGCTTTTGGTTTAAAATTTGTAAGCAAATTTTTGTACAAAATTTgtgtacaaaagaagaaaaatgcaaaaCGATGCAGCTGTAATAGAGGAATGGGGCTTctctgttttaatttgtttttgtaaTGTAACTCTTCTTTCATGAATAAGATATCAAGTTGAGCAGCACCTCTAATGCATAATCACTTCTTTAAATCAGAAGCTGTAAGGACAGTAACACTGTGCAGTGTTATTATTAATTATGGTTACtggtggtgccccccccctaaTCTGTTTCTGGCTGAACCTTTAGAGAAGAGTCCTTTTAGATGTCCTACTTGTTTCACCTTCAAAAAATTGCAGCTTAATGAAAGAAActctcctctctctttctttttctctctctccctctctatgcaagtgtgtgtgtgtatgtatgagaAAGAGGTGTGGTCTTACCCAGCAGTAGGAGTAGCAATTGGAAACCTCTACAGTCTAATCCTGAATGAGCCAGTGACAAGTTCTGTGGCCTTGGGCAAGTTTTCCTATGTATAAAATATGTGTAGTAATACTTACCTCAAGGAGTTGCTATGGGGATTAATTGGATAACATTTGCAAAGCGTTGTGAACAGGAAACAGAGTCCTTACAAAGTGGTAGTATGTGTGTGAATCTGCTTGATGCTAAATATAGTACCCCCCCTTGTATCAAATCAAGCAAAAGAAAGTTGTTGAAATCGTTAAACTTAAGCAAAATTTCCATAAGCTTGTTGCCTTCTGTTCTTGATGATGTGAGGTTAGAGAAGACAGGGACTTTGTGTATGGTCTGGTGAATCTGCAAAAGGAGGCCTAACATAATAATGAGGCATTTTCTCACCGCTGTGGTTTTTCCAAAGTGTGTGTATATTACTGGTGTGAATATGGCTGCTGCTTTCATAAAGTGTTTCTGTTCCTTTCACCAATTGTGCTTGTCACAATGTTGATGTTCAGCACAGCCATGACTCTGTTCTGAGCTTTGTATTATCACAGACCTCATGATCTAAGCTGACCTCTTCCCATCACCCCTTATCTTTGATCCCTGGTAATCATTGGAGAGAAGTAGAAAATGTTTCTATTGGCACAGATGGAGGCAAATtctgcaggacttttttttatCTTAAATGTCATAACAAACACTTCTGGTCAATGATGTGTAATTGCTTGTTTGTCGGTTGCAAGTACTGACTGACTGGAGAGATAAAGATTCTTATAACATGTAGAGATGGTTTTTTGTAACCTGAATTTGTGGGAATGAAAGCCAAAATACAACCAAAAGTAGGTTTTActgtttaaaacacacacacacttaattttactgtttttagcagaggagttagccacaaACTAGTCATGTGGAATATCTCCTCAGCTGTAATATTTCAAGATGGCATGGGCAAATAATAGATAATGTGTAGTTGTGGTCTTGTTAGTTGTGGTCTTGTTTTAAGGTGGCTATCTGAATGAAATTAATGGTTTTCATAGAGAGAGTTCTTAGAGCGATGTTTGCAGTCACAGTAACTTGTACATAACTACGAATAGTTACACGCAGCTGCATACTTTTGCTGTCTGTTCAAAATACAGTCTAAACAATTTTCATGACACCATTCTCTAGATTCCATGTTACTCAGGATTACGTCTCCCATTTAGTTTAGTTTCACAATCAGACATTATCCCTCTAGCCTAGTAGCCAGTTATAAGACTGCTGTAGTCTTTATGTGATGCATAAAACTGTAAATATTTTTACAGTCTTCTActgcccttttctctctcttgtttATTGTGGCAACATCAGAGCTGGAGAGCAGGAATCACTGCAGAACCAGTGATTGTGAGAGTGGCTGCTGCCTGGTAATACTAAGGCTGAAATGTTGCCCTACTCCTTGATGTTCTTTCTGAACTTGCTGCTGTGGATTGGCTATGCATTTTCAAAAGGTGTCTGGTGAACTAACGATCTTGGTTCTC
Coding sequences:
- the IRS1 gene encoding insulin receptor substrate 1 gives rise to the protein MASPTDNNESFFSDVRKVGYLRKPKSMHKRFFVLRAASESGPARLEYYENEKKWRHKSGAPKRSIPLESCFNINKRADSKNKHLVALYTKDEHFAIAADSEPEQESWYQALLQLHNRAKSHHYQHHHHHGDVAVGGGSVGIGEAGEDNYGDMAPGPAFKEVWQVILKPKGLGQTKNLIGIYRLCLTNKTISFVKLNSDAAAVVLQLLNIRRCGHSENFFFIEVGRSAVTGPGEFWMQVDDSVVAQNMHETILEAMRAMSEEFRPRSKSQSSSNCSNPISVPLRSRHHVNNPPPSQVGLSRRSRTESVTATSPAGSGVGGGGGTGGKPNSFRVRASSDGEGTMSRPASVDGSPVSPSANRTHSHRHRGSSRLHPPLNHSRSIPMPSSRCSPSATSPVSLSSSSTSGHGSTSDCLFPRRSSASVSGSPSDGGFISSDEYGSSPCDFRSSFRSVTPDSLGHTPPARGDEELSNYICMGGKASSSCCSVTAPNGHFTPRICHLQQQTRYPGVPCCPRLGSEDASDLDKGFRKRTHSAGTSPTISHQKTPSQSSVASIEEYTEMLPSYSCGGSRLSSYRHSAFVPTQSYPEECLEMHHVEGSHHQTSSTPHTDDGYMPMLPGVAPVPNGGGTPKGGDYMPMSPKSVSAPQQIINPGRGGRHAQAMVDSNGYMMMSPSGSCSPDSGPTGYSKLWINGTRHHPKLSMESNEGKLPSGGSDYINMSPASGSATSTPPDCYFTSSGPSGPEEPSMQGPTQSHHKPIYSYFSLPRSFKHMQRRTGEEGNNQMRMSLSSGRLLYAAAEDSSSSTSSDSLGGPGGPEGGGYSVHPQTQPLQPAPSCTVDMAVRTKSRLARPTRLSLDGPKASTLPRAREQLPEPKSPGEYVNIEFKQPAFPLPSSHGDAGSSSEEYMNMDWGAACPSSLASMQSSQGGAVPTGGRDYMSMQLASGGQYTVCAHTPSPSPPALLLSYADMRMGRGRSEKSPPAVGLPSPHPQSQPGELAAALPHSCSSSMVGGPGLSSAFAHLSPSRSSQSAKVIRADPQGGRRRHSSETFASSTTPSGGLGASVLPHGPGGGSDEAKRHSSASFENVWLKPVPGELGASSGLGTTIRRELSAGGTGGGVENGLNYIDLDLVKDFNQRQHHHHLHPQESPSLLGGKQPTQHQQQQPQPPKSPNQPCGSSHLSDELSAYASISFHKREDIQ